CCCTCCGACCAGGAACATCAGGGGCACCGCGAAACCGCAGGCGATCACGGGGAGCTGCACGACCGAGCCCGCGACGTAGCCGCCCGGCCCGCCGACCATGCGGCTGAGCAGGATCAGCACGACCATGAGCGTGCCGCCCACGATCCAGATCGCGGGGCCCGAGGGCACCTGCAGCCGGTCCGGCCACGCGTAGGGCACGGTCCGCAGGCCGTACGCGACGAGGGTCGCGAACAGGACGAGGAAGGCCTCCAGCAGCAGCGTCGTCGACGTGAACTGGATCTTCGCGGACTTCTTGGCCTTGATGCGGGGCGCGCCCGCCGCGTCCTCGCCCGCGGGGGCGGGGGACGCGGCGGGCGGGGCCTGCGCTGCCGGCTTGTCCGCCGGTTCGATGGTGGA
This region of Oerskovia jenensis genomic DNA includes:
- a CDS encoding DUF4233 domain-containing protein; this translates as MSSTIEPADKPAAQAPPAASPAPAGEDAAGAPRIKAKKSAKIQFTSTTLLLEAFLVLFATLVAYGLRTVPYAWPDRLQVPSGPAIWIVGGTLMVVLILLSRMVGGPGGYVAGSVVQLPVIACGFAVPLMFLVGGIFVVLWIVSLRLGGRIDRERAAYDAEHPETAPNM